A genome region from Streptomyces antimycoticus includes the following:
- a CDS encoding RNA polymerase sigma factor translates to MTAASPADAARAAETAETAEAVETAETTPIAETVETVFRIESARIIAGVARIVRDVGLAEELAQDALVTALERWPESGVPDNPGAWLMATAKHRAIDLVRRKETYARKLAEVGRALEDVSPPDPADLARTAEDIDDDLLRLIFTACHPVLSTQARVALTLRLLGGLTTEEIARAFLVPEPTVAQRIVRAKRTLAQADVPFEVPYGDDRTARLSSVLEVIYLIFNEGYSATTGDDLVRPALCEDALRLARVLGGLLPQEPEVHGLAALLEFQSSRIAARTGPGGEPVLLADQNRTKWNRPLIRRGADALQRAGHGPYSLQAAIAACHARAIRYEDTDWTAIAALYGRLMALAPSPVVELNRAVAVAMAEGPAAGLKLVEALAEEPALKGYHLLPSVRGDLLERLGRHEEARAEFARAADLTRNARERALLLERSSG, encoded by the coding sequence CACGGATCATCGCAGGCGTCGCCCGGATCGTGCGGGACGTCGGGCTGGCCGAGGAACTCGCGCAGGACGCGCTGGTCACCGCGCTGGAGCGGTGGCCGGAGTCCGGCGTGCCGGACAATCCGGGCGCCTGGCTCATGGCCACCGCCAAGCACCGTGCGATCGATCTCGTCCGCCGTAAGGAGACCTACGCACGCAAGCTGGCGGAGGTCGGGCGGGCCCTGGAGGACGTCTCACCGCCCGACCCGGCGGATCTCGCCCGCACCGCCGAGGACATCGACGACGATCTGCTGCGGCTGATCTTCACCGCCTGCCATCCCGTGCTGTCGACCCAGGCCCGGGTCGCGCTCACCCTGCGGCTGCTGGGCGGGCTGACGACGGAGGAGATCGCCCGCGCGTTCCTGGTCCCGGAGCCCACGGTCGCCCAGCGCATCGTCCGGGCCAAACGGACGCTCGCCCAGGCCGACGTCCCCTTCGAAGTGCCCTACGGCGACGACCGGACTGCCCGGCTCTCCTCGGTCCTGGAGGTCATCTACCTGATCTTCAACGAGGGCTACTCCGCGACCACGGGCGACGATCTGGTGCGCCCGGCCCTGTGCGAGGACGCGCTGCGGCTGGCCCGGGTCCTGGGCGGGCTGCTGCCCCAGGAGCCCGAAGTCCACGGGCTGGCCGCGCTGCTGGAGTTCCAGTCCTCCCGTATCGCGGCGCGCACCGGCCCCGGCGGCGAGCCGGTGCTGCTCGCCGACCAGAACCGCACCAAGTGGAACCGCCCGCTCATCCGCCGGGGGGCCGACGCCCTGCAGCGCGCGGGCCACGGCCCGTACTCCCTCCAGGCCGCCATCGCCGCCTGCCACGCACGGGCGATCCGTTACGAGGACACCGACTGGACGGCCATCGCCGCCCTCTACGGCCGGCTGATGGCGCTGGCCCCGTCCCCGGTGGTGGAGCTCAACCGGGCGGTCGCCGTCGCGATGGCGGAGGGGCCCGCGGCGGGTCTGAAGCTGGTCGAGGCGCTGGCGGAGGAACCGGCGCTCAAGGGCTACCACCTGCTGCCGAGCGTCCGCGGGGATCTGCTGGAGCGCCTGGGCCGGCATGAGGAGGCCCGGGCGGAGTTCGCCCGGGCGGCGGACCTGACCCGTAACGCCCGTGAGCGGGCGCTGCTGCTGGAGCGGTCGTCGGGCTGA